A section of the Meles meles chromosome 8, mMelMel3.1 paternal haplotype, whole genome shotgun sequence genome encodes:
- the LOC123949494 gene encoding olfactory receptor 2D3-like: protein MGTENQTYVTEFILLGLSSDWQIQILLFVVFLIIYLITLLGNLLIIMLIHIDSRLHTPMYFFLKNLSFADLCFSTTIIPQILFHLLVMRKTISFAGCSIQMIFFLVAGCTESSLLAVMSYDRYVAICKPLHYSMLMTQRVCIQLSIGSWATGAFVSLVDTTFTLRLSYYGQNIINHYFCEPPALLKLASEGTYKAEIAIFSMGVVILLGPLSLILFSYWNIISTVIQIQSGEGRLKVFSTCGSHLIVVVFFYGSTIFTYMRPNSKKISEGDKVISVFYSVITSMMNPFIYSLRNKDVKEAFSKVFGR, encoded by the coding sequence ATGGGCACAGAAAACCAAACCTATGTGACTGAATTTATCTTGCTGGGCCTTTCTTCAGACTGGCAGATACAGATCCTCCTGTTTGTGGTGTTTCTCATCATCTACCTGATAACTCTGTTGGGAAATCTTCTCATCATAATGCTAATTCATATCGACTCTCGACTTCATACACCAATGTACTTCTTCCTTAAAAACTTGTCATTTGCTGATCTCTGTTTCTCTACAACAATCATCCCCCAGATATTATTCCATTTGCTAGTAATGAGAAAAACAATTTCCTTTGCTGGGTGTTCAAttcagatgatttttttcctaGTAGCTGGGTGTACAGAAAGTTCCCTCCTAGCAGTGATGTCCTACGACCGCTATGTGGCTATCTGCAAGCCCCTTCACTACTCCATGCTCATGACCCAGAGGGTGTGTATACAGCTGAGCATAGGGTCCTGGGCCACTGGAGCATTTGTATCTCTGGTAGACACAACATTTACTTTACGTCTGTCATACTATGGACAGAACATaattaatcattatttttgtGAACCTCCTGCACTCCTGAAGTTGGCTTCAGAAGGAACCTACAAAGCTGAGATTGCCATCTTTTCAATGGGTGTGGTAATTCTCCTTGGTCCTCTTTCCCTCATCCTTTTCTCCTACTGGAATATTATCTCCACTGTGATTCAGATACAGTCAGGAGAGGGGAGGCTCAAGGTCTTTTCTACTTGTGGTTCTCATCTCATTGTTGTTGTCTTCTTCTATGGCTCAACAATATTTACCTACATGCGTCCAAATTCCAagaaaataagtgaaggggataAGGTGATCTCTGTGTTCTATTCAGTTATAACATCCATGATGAACCCATTCATTTATAGCCTGAGAAACAAGGATGTGAAGGAGGCATTTAGTAAAGTATTTGGAAGATAA